One window of the Terriglobales bacterium genome contains the following:
- a CDS encoding PAS domain S-box protein, which yields MSTAREAVRHQAEEGTYRRLFERNLTALFRTTLDGRPLDCNDAFARLYGYESREEVLQSSCESFYCKPEDRQAYVARLQRDGVVHNYELCCRRRDGTPIWVLSNAILVCGTNGEPDVIEGTDVDITERKRAEGRLQESERLFRTLAEAAPVAIGILDEGRLVYVNAAAEELFGRSREELVSADLWPLIHPESVPLMQQRAAARLRGEPVPSRYQVRILRKDGTARWLDVGAARSEFAGRPCIVLAGYDITDHRQAEASLRQNHELLHAVAEGTSDAVFVKDLEGRYLMINSAGAAALGHTIQEVLGWTDFELQPRDVAEIFRAGDLAALNTEGAVTHEERAVSPTGVRYFLATKAPYRDAEGALKGVIGISHDITERKRAEEELRIRTTALEAAANAIIITDRQANIVWANPAFTELTGYSLEEAVGLNPRFLQSGRHGKGFYQEVWQTILSGRTWKGEIYNRRKDGSIYVEEMTITPVAQGGEVTHFVAIKQDVTERRQAEEALRRSEERYRLVTRATRDAVWDWNVWTGELVWNDAVETLFGQRPPTADEDGYAWWLERVHPEDRERTSTALQSALKGNDSVIDLEYRFRRGDGSYATVIDQGYIIRTEKGEPLRMIGAMADITARRQAEENLRQSEEKFSKAFHSSPTPMTISSLHDGRYLDVNQAFLQMTGYSRGELIGHSALELGMWCDPADRGRWIASLQSAGGVIDHDFAFRHKNGERRIGVVSAHIIQAEGETCVLSVARDLTEQRRAQEALRRSELRFRQLFESSLIGLHIAHLDGRVLLANDAWLKMTGYTREDVAAGRVNWRTMTPAEHRESDEKAAEQLRAKRFAAPWEKEYVRKDGTRVPVLIGVSMLAGSTDEAMAFILDVSERKRAEEERERLYLALQRAATEWRDTFDALQSPVLLLDGAHRILRINRAGQQLAGRPYLDLPGLDIRELSGQPWQAAAELAGRLCEADEVLSLDIHDELADRSWQIEAFPLSAPETEGRTILVLRDTTELVKLQETLLRAESLSTLGSLVAGVAHEVRNPLFGISSTLDAFEVRLGTQPGHERYIRALRRETDRMAELMKQLLELGKPSSPDRILIDLREILQQAVQTSAPLARHMGVNVVLRSHTPADVLAERLRLIQVFQNLLENSIQHSSAGQTVEVEWETTEEAGGPSIECRILDSGSGIAAEDLEHIFEPFFSRRSGGTGLGLSIVQRIVEEHGGTITILNRPQGGTEARVSLPRAAAPAVHLADAETIPVQ from the coding sequence ATGTCTACGGCAAGAGAAGCAGTACGGCATCAGGCAGAGGAAGGCACGTACCGGCGGTTATTCGAGAGGAATCTGACTGCCCTGTTTCGCACCACGCTCGACGGCCGCCCCCTCGATTGCAATGACGCCTTCGCGCGCTTGTATGGCTACGAATCGCGGGAGGAAGTGCTGCAGAGTTCGTGTGAGAGCTTCTACTGCAAGCCGGAGGATCGCCAGGCGTACGTTGCGCGGCTGCAGCGGGACGGTGTGGTCCACAACTACGAGTTGTGCTGCCGGCGCAGGGACGGGACGCCGATCTGGGTGCTTTCCAATGCCATCCTGGTTTGCGGAACGAACGGCGAGCCGGATGTCATCGAAGGCACCGACGTCGACATCACCGAGCGCAAGCGCGCCGAGGGCCGGCTGCAGGAGAGCGAGCGGCTGTTCCGCACGCTGGCCGAGGCGGCACCGGTGGCCATCGGCATTCTCGACGAAGGCCGCCTGGTCTACGTGAACGCCGCGGCGGAGGAACTCTTCGGCCGCTCGCGGGAAGAACTGGTGTCCGCAGACCTTTGGCCGCTCATCCACCCGGAGAGCGTACCCCTGATGCAGCAGCGCGCCGCGGCGCGACTTCGCGGCGAGCCGGTTCCCTCACGCTACCAGGTTCGCATTCTCCGCAAGGACGGAACTGCGCGGTGGCTGGATGTGGGCGCAGCCAGGAGCGAATTCGCCGGCCGGCCCTGCATCGTGCTGGCCGGCTATGACATCACGGACCACCGGCAGGCGGAGGCAAGCCTGCGCCAGAACCACGAACTGCTGCACGCTGTGGCCGAGGGCACCAGTGATGCCGTATTCGTGAAGGACCTGGAAGGCCGCTACCTGATGATCAACTCCGCGGGCGCCGCGGCGCTGGGACACACCATCCAGGAGGTTCTAGGCTGGACCGACTTCGAGTTGCAGCCGCGTGATGTGGCCGAAATATTCCGTGCGGGCGACTTGGCGGCGCTCAACACCGAGGGGGCTGTGACCCACGAAGAGCGGGCGGTCTCGCCCACCGGGGTGCGCTATTTCCTCGCTACCAAGGCCCCGTACCGGGATGCAGAAGGCGCCCTAAAGGGCGTCATCGGAATCTCTCACGACATTACCGAACGCAAGCGCGCCGAAGAAGAACTGCGCATCCGCACCACAGCCCTGGAAGCGGCGGCCAACGCCATCATCATCACCGATCGCCAAGCCAACATCGTCTGGGCCAATCCGGCCTTCACCGAGCTCACCGGGTATTCGCTCGAGGAAGCCGTAGGCCTCAACCCGCGATTCCTGCAGTCAGGGCGCCACGGAAAGGGCTTCTATCAGGAGGTGTGGCAAACCATCCTTTCCGGCCGCACCTGGAAGGGCGAGATCTACAACCGTCGCAAGGATGGTTCCATCTACGTCGAGGAAATGACCATCACACCGGTGGCACAAGGCGGCGAAGTCACGCATTTCGTAGCCATCAAGCAGGACGTAACGGAGCGCCGGCAGGCGGAGGAGGCGCTGCGGCGGAGCGAAGAGCGCTATCGCCTGGTCACGCGGGCGACCAGGGACGCCGTCTGGGATTGGAACGTGTGGACGGGCGAGTTGGTCTGGAACGACGCCGTTGAGACCCTGTTCGGACAGCGGCCCCCCACTGCGGACGAGGATGGTTATGCCTGGTGGCTGGAGCGTGTGCACCCGGAGGATCGGGAGCGCACTTCCACAGCCCTGCAGTCAGCCCTGAAGGGAAACGATTCGGTCATCGACCTCGAATACCGCTTCCGCCGGGGCGACGGATCCTATGCAACCGTCATCGACCAGGGATACATCATCCGCACCGAGAAAGGCGAGCCCCTGCGCATGATCGGCGCCATGGCGGACATTACCGCGCGGCGGCAGGCCGAGGAGAACCTGCGCCAGTCCGAAGAGAAGTTCTCCAAGGCCTTCCATTCCAGCCCTACGCCCATGACAATCAGTTCGCTGCACGATGGCCGTTATCTCGATGTGAACCAGGCCTTTCTCCAGATGACGGGCTATTCCCGCGGCGAACTGATCGGCCACAGCGCCCTGGAATTGGGCATGTGGTGCGACCCGGCCGACCGCGGGCGCTGGATTGCGAGCCTGCAGAGCGCTGGAGGAGTCATCGACCATGACTTCGCATTCCGGCATAAGAACGGAGAGCGGCGCATCGGAGTGGTTTCAGCCCACATCATTCAGGCCGAAGGAGAGACCTGCGTGCTCTCCGTCGCCCGGGATCTCACCGAACAAAGACGCGCCCAGGAAGCCTTGCGTCGCAGTGAACTTCGTTTCCGCCAGTTGTTTGAGTCCAGCTTGATCGGGTTGCACATCGCCCATCTCGACGGGCGCGTCCTTTTGGCCAACGACGCCTGGCTGAAAATGACCGGCTACACTCGTGAGGATGTGGCCGCCGGGCGTGTGAACTGGCGGACGATGACGCCGGCCGAGCACAGGGAAAGTGACGAGAAGGCGGCGGAGCAACTCCGGGCGAAGAGGTTTGCCGCTCCCTGGGAAAAGGAATACGTGCGCAAAGATGGAACTCGGGTGCCGGTGCTTATCGGAGTTTCCATGCTCGCGGGCTCGACCGACGAAGCGATGGCCTTCATCCTGGACGTCAGCGAGCGCAAGCGTGCCGAAGAAGAGCGCGAGCGGCTGTACCTCGCTCTGCAGCGCGCGGCCACGGAATGGCGTGACACGTTTGACGCCTTGCAGTCGCCCGTGCTTCTCCTGGACGGCGCCCATCGCATTCTCCGCATCAACCGCGCCGGGCAGCAGCTTGCCGGCCGGCCCTATCTGGACCTGCCCGGACTGGACATCCGCGAGTTGTCCGGCCAGCCGTGGCAGGCGGCCGCTGAGCTGGCTGGCCGGCTCTGTGAGGCGGACGAAGTGTTGAGCCTCGATATTCATGACGAACTGGCGGATCGCTCGTGGCAGATCGAGGCTTTCCCCCTGTCCGCGCCGGAAACCGAAGGCCGCACCATCCTGGTATTGCGCGATACCACCGAGCTGGTGAAGCTGCAGGAAACGCTCCTCCGGGCCGAGAGCCTTTCCACCCTCGGATCCCTGGTAGCCGGCGTGGCCCACGAGGTGCGCAACCCGCTGTTCGGCATCTCTTCCACCCTGGATGCATTCGAGGTGCGGCTGGGAACGCAGCCCGGCCATGAGCGCTACATCCGCGCCCTGCGGCGCGAGACCGACCGGATGGCGGAACTGATGAAGCAGTTGCTTGAACTGGGCAAGCCCAGCAGCCCCGATCGCATCCTTATCGACCTGCGTGAGATCCTGCAGCAGGCGGTCCAAACCTCCGCTCCCCTGGCGCGGCACATGGGCGTGAACGTTGTGCTGCGGTCCCACACGCCGGCCGATGTGCTGGCCGAGCGCCTGCGCCTGATCCAGGTCTTTCAGAACCTGTTGGAGAACTCGATCCAGCACTCCTCCGCCGGGCAGACCGTCGAAGTGGAGTGGGAAACGACCGAGGAAGCGGGAGGGCCGTCGATCGAGTGCCGTATTCTCGACTCCGGTTCAGGTATCGCCGCCGAGGACCTGGAGCACATCTTTGAGCCCTTCTTTTCCCGGCGCTCCGGCGGGACCGGCCTCGGATTGTCCATTGTGCAGCGCATTGTCGAGGAGCACGGGGGTACAATCACTATCCTGAACCGGCCCCAGGGGGGCACGGAGGCGCGGGTCTCGTTG
- a CDS encoding carboxypeptidase regulatory-like domain-containing protein, with protein sequence MKRASSIVVLMLALPAFAEELTVGYQKTVQVQVPGAVAAYSLNSACAEARVEDETLLVRGKVPGTTSVVVVLKEGTRAYSVRVPEPPPSRPKGFEMPLPRGDSYGSYELRYASGPAQLQNVFNLTRQEGDRTLRLHVATANLFTGVPGRSRLSLPSAFFQIQTPRREITLGDQTIQSSMMTLNGSTVRGVHLRQGEVTLHAGYTSIAEFQDLFLPAVREGVLGVRLRRPLAESAALTFNVFHFSHRGRAGTVSSGTPGPVASLVYEYKPSDALELEAEAGLSHGRIGGSLLFRLRRADEQFFARLRYQPRGFASLAANNFHGFYSDVSWARQVTDKLKSSVRFTGNRYSIANYEQTNLHSQIEMRYQPTRNWSVLGGAAYARYQPQQPPRPGSESFSFPLGVGFDGHRFGTSFQYRFSRHSGSDLGGHQLRQTVRASWDRLHVSAFVDRQTQAPTVDVIFRELPGLAQAVTQLGLAATSPEELGRLLEENPALAGLGYVQGVNFHLSPVRLQAGGTVAWMGRGTSRQQLNYSFLFNNTQSVGGAYQSALHSWTYSRKLSASLDVFVSMSLLRSPLSTAGSGYQPLVAFSLRHHFNGVPRFLLPGRTGTISGVVFRDDDLGGELGADEHGLAGIEVVLDGVTVARTDRNGRYVFSRVTPGRHTVEVVPQRESESLFTTDSHVETDINTRVDFGVAAAPVSIVGLVHDDAGTAIARVAVAVSGDGNRRSVQTDGEGKFRLQGLQPGPYELAINTESVPPGYLLEGVRPVRVVAQAEEPAQVEFTLAAIRTVAGRITLYDPAAARVVPVRGVVVRLEPLGRESTSDSSGAFLFRALPPGEYTASIVYAGRSWVRTLIVPAGPFHRTDFNFDLSAN encoded by the coding sequence ATGAAACGCGCGTCGTCCATCGTCGTCCTGATGCTTGCCCTGCCGGCGTTCGCCGAAGAACTCACGGTGGGCTATCAGAAGACCGTCCAGGTGCAGGTGCCGGGAGCAGTAGCGGCGTATTCTCTGAATTCGGCCTGTGCGGAGGCACGGGTGGAAGACGAAACGCTGCTCGTGCGCGGCAAGGTGCCGGGTACCACCAGCGTGGTCGTCGTCCTGAAGGAAGGGACCCGAGCGTACTCGGTGCGCGTCCCCGAGCCGCCGCCCTCCCGGCCTAAAGGGTTCGAGATGCCGTTGCCACGGGGCGATTCCTACGGCAGCTACGAACTGCGCTATGCCTCGGGCCCCGCCCAGCTGCAGAACGTCTTCAACCTCACCCGGCAGGAAGGCGACCGCACCCTGCGCCTGCACGTGGCCACCGCCAACCTGTTTACCGGAGTGCCCGGGCGCTCGCGCCTCAGCCTGCCGTCAGCGTTTTTTCAGATCCAGACTCCGCGCCGCGAGATCACCCTCGGCGACCAGACCATCCAGAGCTCGATGATGACCCTCAACGGCTCCACGGTGCGCGGCGTTCATCTGCGGCAAGGCGAGGTCACTCTGCATGCCGGCTACACGTCCATCGCCGAGTTTCAGGATCTGTTCCTCCCTGCGGTGCGGGAAGGCGTGCTGGGCGTTCGACTCCGCCGTCCGCTGGCCGAGAGCGCCGCCCTCACCTTCAACGTCTTTCATTTTTCCCACCGAGGACGGGCCGGAACAGTCAGCAGCGGCACACCCGGGCCGGTCGCGTCACTGGTGTACGAATACAAGCCGAGTGATGCCCTGGAACTGGAAGCAGAAGCCGGCCTCAGTCATGGCCGCATCGGCGGATCGCTGCTGTTCCGCCTGAGGCGTGCCGACGAACAGTTCTTCGCCCGGTTGCGCTACCAACCGCGCGGGTTTGCCTCGCTCGCGGCCAACAATTTCCACGGTTTCTACTCCGACGTGAGCTGGGCGCGGCAGGTGACCGACAAGCTGAAGAGCAGCGTGCGCTTCACCGGAAACCGCTATTCGATCGCCAATTACGAGCAGACCAACCTGCACTCCCAGATAGAGATGCGCTACCAGCCGACGCGCAACTGGTCGGTACTCGGCGGAGCTGCGTATGCGCGCTATCAGCCGCAGCAGCCGCCGCGGCCCGGCAGCGAAAGCTTCAGCTTTCCCCTCGGCGTCGGTTTCGATGGGCACCGCTTCGGCACGAGTTTTCAGTACCGGTTCTCCCGGCATTCCGGCAGCGACCTCGGCGGGCATCAGCTTCGCCAGACCGTGCGGGCCAGTTGGGACCGGCTGCACGTCTCCGCCTTCGTGGATCGCCAGACCCAGGCTCCGACTGTGGATGTGATTTTCCGCGAGTTGCCCGGGCTGGCCCAGGCGGTGACGCAACTCGGCCTGGCTGCCACCTCGCCCGAGGAACTGGGACGGCTGCTGGAGGAGAATCCAGCCCTGGCGGGACTGGGGTATGTCCAGGGGGTCAACTTCCACCTCAGTCCGGTACGCCTGCAGGCGGGAGGCACTGTGGCCTGGATGGGGCGGGGCACCAGCCGGCAACAGCTCAACTACAGCTTCCTCTTCAACAACACCCAATCGGTTGGCGGAGCTTACCAGTCGGCCCTGCACTCCTGGACGTACTCTCGCAAGCTTAGTGCTTCGCTCGATGTCTTCGTGTCCATGTCTTTGCTCCGCAGCCCGCTTTCCACGGCTGGCTCGGGCTACCAGCCGCTGGTGGCGTTCTCCTTGCGCCACCATTTCAACGGCGTGCCGCGCTTCCTGCTGCCGGGCCGAACCGGGACCATCTCCGGCGTCGTCTTTCGCGACGACGACCTGGGGGGCGAACTAGGCGCGGATGAACACGGGCTGGCCGGCATCGAGGTTGTACTCGATGGCGTCACGGTGGCCCGCACCGATCGCAACGGGCGTTATGTTTTCTCCCGTGTGACACCGGGCCGCCACACGGTGGAAGTGGTTCCTCAGCGTGAGTCGGAGTCCCTTTTCACGACGGACTCGCATGTCGAAACGGACATCAACACCCGGGTGGATTTCGGGGTTGCGGCAGCCCCCGTGTCCATCGTGGGCCTGGTTCACGATGATGCGGGTACAGCCATTGCCCGCGTTGCCGTGGCCGTGTCCGGCGACGGGAATCGCAGGTCGGTACAGACCGACGGCGAAGGGAAGTTCCGCCTGCAGGGACTGCAACCGGGACCCTACGAACTCGCCATCAATACTGAATCCGTGCCACCCGGATACCTGCTGGAGGGCGTAAGACCTGTGCGCGTCGTCGCGCAGGCGGAGGAGCCGGCGCAGGTGGAGTTCACGCTCGCCGCCATCCGTACCGTCGCCGGTCGAATCACCCTCTACGACCCGGCCGCGGCGCGGGTGGTTCCGGTCCGGGGCGTCGTCGTTCGCTTGGAACCGCTGGGCCGTGAGAGCACCAGCGACTCCAGCGGCGCCTTCCTGTTCCGAGCGCTGCCTCCCGGCGAATACACCGCCTCGATCGTGTACGCCGGCAGGAGCTGGGTTCGAACCCTGATCGTGCCCGCCGGCCCGTTCCACCGCACGGATTTCAATTTCGACCTCAGTGCCAACTAG